GACATCAttctaaaaatactaataaagcaTAAAGGAGTAAACATTAGTACACGTATGTCAAATAATACCTCTTATGTTGTTATAAACACTGATACAGCCATCTGCAATGATTCAGGATTACAAATGCATTGCATATTAAATATGGATATGTTTAAAGACCTAGAAGTTGCGTCACAGATATCTATACTCAGTTTACTAAAATGCACCCAAATGCATCATGCTCCTGGATGAGTAGTAACACTTAGGAATGTCTGATATCGATGCCGCAGAGAACATGCATTGGCTGTAAATCTTACGTCGGCGTTGTAAAGCAAGCTCTAGCTTTTTCAGATTAAATgggttttaaaaggttttaaaatggcaggttttattttaaatatacctcttttttaaaaaaagaagaaaattaaagaaaGTGTAAAAACATTCCACACTTGCCCATAATTCAAACCGTAGGTTCTAGTTAGTGCTTTTGCATGCAGCGCAGCGAACTGAGAATATTGAGTTTTTACGCAGAGTCGTGCCTTCCATCAAGCGATAGACTGAAGCATTTACATGTTTAAACTTCTAGAATTCCACATGCATCTAATACAAAGGTCTATAAAGTGGGCATTTTTTTACAGTAACCGAAAGAATTTTTGTGccttttgttttcctttcattaAAGGAAGTACTTTCAGTTGTCGAGTCGAACGTGttgccattgtttttttctttgattcacATTGCCCTCATTGACTACATTATTGTAGatcatactttttaaataatttatttgacgAAGGGGGTCGTGCAGCATTACCTGTTTATGAATGTACAGTTGAcatgttaatttaatgttatgttaaatatatttatgatgaaTGTATAAGATTTTCTGCTGTGCTATTTTGTCAACAAAGACCATGcagattgtttattgtttttatttaaatgcatggaTTTTTATACAagtcattgtaattttttatatgatATGCATTAAATGgccattgtttaatttatttaaaaaggaatttTTGCGTTCATGTTTCAAATGTTTGCGAAGTTCTCTTCAAATtcttgaaatgactggatttagcATGAAAATTCACCAAATGATGAAAAATGTGACCGCAGTACATCAGTTTCCTTGTAATACTTAAAATGAGTTTGAATCCCTAAATGGAAATATAAGCAGTTGTAATAGTGTAGCAAAAACCACTGACAGTTATTATTGATTCTATAAAGTAAATGACGAGGCTTGGaaacattaagatttttattgaaagtaatttGTTGAATACTGGCCTTCAACGCTTTTAGAAAGTGCACCAAAGGTAGGAATGTACTGATCATGTCTTGGATCTTTCTCTAATGCCTTGACAACCTTAAATTGTCTATATAAAGATCAGAGTGCTTTCATCATTCTTTTAAGACATACAGAGAACAGATGTTTCCCTTTCATCATATCTGCCATTATACATACCACCTCCTGCTTCTAAGGCCACAGGCTCGATTGTGTTGCTAAAACGAGAGAAAACTGCCCCGCTTCTTTTCATTCCTCTATGAAAATTGCTGCCCCTCCTCCCGGCCTTGTCACGAATAAACTCTGCTTCTCCAGAGCAGATCGACGGGCGTCAGGCGCGTAATAATGTTCTCTCACAGTTTGGAGAAAAGAATCTATTCGTTCTCCGGGTACCATGGAAACCGTGCAGCCTCCCCAACCAGCTCCGGTTAGCCTCGACCCCACGGCACCCGCCTGCCTGTGAAGGGAGCAGGAAGATGTTGCTAAAACGCCAATTCATTAGACAGACTCAGGAAATTTCGATTAGTTTGCCACATGAGCTCCGAGACGTGACTCATTCAGTTCAAACTATTTCAGCATCATGTAATaaatactggtcaaaagtttgattttttttttatagttttgaaagaagtgtcttgatgctgaaaatgcagctttgatcaagggaataaattccattttacaatctattcaaaaagaaaactgttattttcaattgtaacaatatttcacaatattactgtttttactgtatttttgatcaaataaatgcagccttggtgagcataacagacttatTTCAGAACATTAAGAAGTCTTAACTGTTCCAaatttttgaccagtagtgtacatgaagagaaattaaaatgcatattaatagatgataaatgtttttatataatattcataagTGTATTATGTGTGATATGGCATGGCCAGCTGGTCTCACTCACAGACATATGTCCACCAGCTGGTCCAGCTCAGGGCAGCTGCACTCGTACAAGTCTCTGCAGCTGGCGTGGCTTCGGTTCATCAGGTCGCCCAGCTGAGCGACGGCGTCGGCAGGGGAAGAGTCACACACCGCCTTAAACTGCAGGACACGCGCAGCCTCGCTGTACACGTGTCTGGCACGCTGGTACAATTTAAAATCAGTCGCTGAGGTAAAAACAGAAGAGGTCTGTCTCAGAAATCATATATATGGGCCATTCTAAAGAACTGATGtcccacaaccaaaaaacacatttaaaaagcatttaagtaaTTAAATCTTAGATGTTTATTAAGATCTTTCTATCTGTtgaaacccacaataatatttaaaatattagtaagcttaatatatataaaatcatcatttattggGTACGTTCAATTGGGAGATGGCTGTCCCGAACCCTAACCCCTAAATTTAAACTTATggaaattatattgaaataatttttgtatttttttttccattgttgtttttaaaagaatctttttgattcttttaaaaagtgaagttaaaatatatatatatatatatgaaatttcaatatatatatatatatatatataatattgccaAAGTAACATTATAAAACTTAAACAATCGAAACAATATAACTTTAACTTTtcatgtcactaccgaaacaatGTATGTTTTAGTCCATTGGCTGAGACTGATTTTAACCACACCCCTACATTTATAATCAGGAAATATACCAGTGTCCCTCTCTCTCATAACTACAAGATGTGACTAGATAGGTCTCATCATTTTTTAGGTGAAGTGTTTTCAAAAGTCTGAAAATCTATGTAACTTTAAGGAACATCACTACCGAAcacctttttttttgcaattaagcacacttttttgggagttataatatttagtttttatatgtataccactgttcagaactgtgctagctaaccatgtgctgattagcatctttgagctaggttcaaaagtatctaaaattgtcactaccaaaacattTGGAGAAGTTTCGGTAGTGAcatcttttcttttactttttttttggtgttatccCATAGaattgtcactaccgaaacagtcGCTACCAAAACATGTCGTCattgtttcggtagtgacaaaagGGAACACATAATCCACATATTTGgaggaaataaacaaaattttagtaCAGTTGTGTAATGTGACGTGGTTGCTGCCAAAGCATTACGGTCATTACCGTAGTGCTGTCACTACCAaaacatgggatgttttgtcagaaataaagtatactgaattatcaactaagatgttattatagtttttggttcaatgtacagtatattcaaattaatgaatccttaactttgaaatcagtatgatcaacttttcgctttttacaaagaaaaattggattcaaaatacaacaaatctcataaattacacttgaaatattgttaaaaatgtaattatggaTTTACCTATATTTACAACTTAGatgtaaacaaattttttaaatattattacgatAGTGACAAATTTGGGGAGAGGACAAATATTCCAAAACTCTGAAAATACAACATGAgaattaactgcacaattactAGAAATTTGTACCTTGGACATGATACGatttgcatacatacatattttttgggggaaaataattttttttcaagacgTGTTCCAACTCTGACTCTGGACCAGttctgtagaatggcccatatacacatatattggtcacactttacagtaattagttaatgcattaactccAGTTCCCAAATTcttttgtcagccgaaccccttagatgtaaaatatatacttaaagtCCCCCTGAGATTTTTAgttaatatatcaatattaagtatataatttataaaataatttaatataataatttaatttaacattgtaaagtgtaatcatattattatatacaatatattttgccaacaagaccaggaatgtgtatATTGATAAAGTAAGTAGTGTTAATTTTGATTTCCCGCTCTCTCTCACCGTGTTGTGTGTTGGCGCTGAGGATGTCTTCACACAGCTGTTCGGCGCTGATGCCCAGAGTCTTGCAGATCTCCTCTCTGCTGTAGGGCTCAGGGTGCAGCAGCTCCTCCACCAGCTCCAGCATCTGCTCCAGACTCACCTGCAGCTCCTTCTGCAGATCTCCCAGCTTCAGCAGGCGACTCCAGTCCAGACCGCGTGCCTTAGCCAGCATCTGCAGAGTACGATTCACATATTCtaccattaaagggttagttcaccctaaaatgaaaaatctgtcattaattactcaccctcatgtcgttccaaacctgtaagacattcgttcatcttcaggtgagtaattaatgacagaattttcatttttggtgtgaactaaCCCTATAACATActaatccaaaatatctaaaaacaatacTTACATGAAAGCTAGAACAACTTTGGGGAAATTTCCTGGTGTGTTACCAGATAATTATTAGTAGTAAAGCACTGAAGCTTATTATTATTGAGCTTCTTCTGGATTTAAATCTATAGATTTATAGGTCTCAAAAACTGTTCTGAAAATTCCACGTACAGTACATTTGGTTGCGGCGCCAACTACTGGAAATAATGTTAAATGCACTCAGTCTTTGAACTACTTCTAGATACACCACTGTATGTACATTATATACACTACCTTTAAAAGTCAGGAAAGGTCACatctaaaatgatcaaaagtgacagtaaactaatttataatgtaacaaaagatgtAAATTTCAAAGTAAACAcggttcttttgaatgttctgttcatcaaaaaatcctggaaaattacatggtattatggtttccacaaaaatattaagcagcacaactgttgaaatgtttcttaatcagcaaatcagcatatcagaatgatttctgaaggatcatgtgacactgaagactggagtaatgatgctgaaaattcacaggaataaaatacattttaaaaaatatcacaatagaaaacgcttattttaaattgtaataacattccCCAGTATTATAAATTAGTAATACATGAtaagaaataaatgcagcccattagaggcttctttcaaaatcattcaaaattctTGTCAACCCCAAATTTCATGTACATTTTTGGTGACCTGTCAATAAAATGCTTATATTAACAATTCTAAACTATTATTCTAGATGCATCTGTGAAGTTCAGACCTTTGTGGCAATGCGGCACTCCACCACCCTCGTGTTGAAGTGAGAGGAGGCCGCCTTGTTCATCTCCACACAACAGTTAGCGATTACAAAGACGGCCCCGTCGGGCAGCCTCACGTCTGTGGCTCGCAGCGGATTAAACTCAATCAGCTTCGCTTGAGgaatggaaaatgaaaaaaaatcaagctgaatcacactttaaaatgtacagtattaaataaGAGTTCCCTTAAACTctctagtttaaaacacatgtgccttagaaatgtactctttgtattcatgttggttttacttggtttataaaaaacataacatattattatatatatattttattttacaagtttttttatataaatattgtgaattatttatttataaatttcaagtccatatgacattttacaacctgaattaAACTTACCATGCCATAAAcactaattaaatgaaaatacaccaCATGACTTTcatttgatggattttttttgtaatatttgaaatattaaaaaaaacaaatatatatatatatatatatatatatatatatatatatatatatatatatatatatataaataatattatttttttaacatgattatcataaaaaattgtattcagtcattttatgcataaattaatttttttttgttgtcacaAAAAAAGAGCATCATGCTATTGACCCTTATaccaaaaaataatcaaatggcaTATACTGAGAGaagaaatataaaacacatgGCTTACTGTTCCCTCCTCTGCGAGAAAAGAAATGGACTGATCCATCCCTCCCCCCTCAGTGCCGATATAACGCTCACACTTGGCACACGTCTCTGCAAGAGTCACCTGAAATCACATCAGTGCACCTCTGTGATAAGCAGCAGTCGTATGTAATGCATGTAAGAGGATTTACAGTAAGAGCGACCTTAGACAGAGCCTTCTGACAGGCCTCCATCGTGACCAGACCAGCACAGCACACCAGGGCACTGGAGCTGGAAAGACCTGAGCTGGCCGGGATAGTCCCGTCTACCATACAGCACATCCCTGCCAGTGAAGACAAGCTCAAGTGCTCCTGCATACACAAGCTCGAGGGTCAGATGACTGCAATTATTATGCAATAAAGCAAGCATGCAGTATAAGCAATATTAATCATCTCACCTGGATTCCTCTCACTCCACAAAGGAAGTAATAGTGCCACTGAGGATTCTCTCTGTCAATGGAGAGGCCATCCACAGACACACTGAAATCCctgaaatgaagaaataaatacgTAAGCAAGAATATAGAATCTTATTCCCTCTatggaataaaaacataaaaaggtaaCTGTGCCTTTAAACACACAAATTTGACTTTTCCCTTGCAATTACAAGTTTCTCACTTACAATTCATAACTTGTAATCGTAAGATATAACTTCCCAATTCttcccaataaaataaaatgtcacaattaggcctatctttaaaaataataataataataatatatatataaaa
The DNA window shown above is from Cyprinus carpio isolate SPL01 chromosome B25, ASM1834038v1, whole genome shotgun sequence and carries:
- the LOC109058485 gene encoding N-acetylgalactosamine kinase-like, with the protein product MAIEQNIVAAVSVSDSKTIQLANTEPKYKDFSVSVDGLSIDRENPQWHYYFLCGVRGIQEHLSLSSLAGMCCMVDGTIPASSGLSSSSALVCCAGLVTMEACQKALSKVTLAETCAKCERYIGTEGGGMDQSISFLAEEGTAKLIEFNPLRATDVRLPDGAVFVIANCCVEMNKAASSHFNTRVVECRIATKMLAKARGLDWSRLLKLGDLQKELQVSLEQMLELVEELLHPEPYSREEICKTLGISAEQLCEDILSANTQHATDFKLYQRARHVYSEAARVLQFKAVCDSSPADAVAQLGDLMNRSHASCRDLYECSCPELDQLVDICLQAGAVGSRLTGAGWGGCTVSMVPGERIDSFLQTVREHYYAPDARRSALEKQSLFVTRPGGGAAIFIEE